DNA from Diaphorobacter limosus:
GCTGCAACAGCCAGCCCACCAGGCGCGCGATGAAGGCGTTGTGGCGCGTGCCGACTATGCCCACCAGCGGGATGCGGCCGGCGCCCGGGCCGTCCTCGCGCGGGAACAGGTGATCGGCAATGGCCATGCCCACCGGGCGCGGCGCGCCGCTGGTCGGCTTCAGGTGCATCAGGAGGCCCGGGCCGGCGTTCACCTCCAGGATGGCGCCCTGGCCCTGCAGGGGCTTGGAGACATCCTTGACGATCATGTCCATGCCGGCGATGTCCAGGCCGACGATCTTCGCCGCCAGGGTGGCGTAGTAGGCCACGTCGGGGTGCACGTCGTCGGTGCAGTCAATGGCCATGTTGCCGTTGCGCTGCAGCAGCACGCTCTGGCCCTTGGGGATGACGGTGGCCGGCGTGACGTTCTGGCGCTTGAGTTCCAGCTGCACGGCGCCCTTGTCGGTATCGATCCAGTCCAGCGGGTATTCCTGCTCCGGGCCGCGGCGCGGGTCCTGGTTCAGCACGGCCACCAGCTCGGCCAGCGTGGCCTGGCCATTGCCGTGCACGCTCACGGTCTCGCCCTTGGTGGCGGCCACCACCTTGCCGCCGACGACCAGCAGGCGGTGCTCGATGCCGTCGATGAACTTCTCGACGATGACATCCGAGCCCTCGGGCTGGGCCAGCGCGAAGGCGGCCTTGATGTCTGCCTCTTGCGACAGCTCCAGCGTCACGCCGCGCGCGTGGTTGCCGTCGGACGGCTTGACGGTGACGGGAAAGCCGATGTCTTGCGCCACCTCCCAGGCCTCCTCGGCGCTGTTCACGATCTGGCCCTCGGGCACGGGCACGCCGCAGGAGGCCAGCAGGCGCTTGGTGAAGTCCTTGTCCTGCGCAATGCCCTCGGCGATGGCGCTGGTCTGGTCGCTTTCGGCGGTCCAGATGCGCCGCTGCGCCGCGCCATAGCCCAGCTGCACCAGGTTGCCGTCGTTCAGGCGGATATGCGGGATGCGGCGCTCGCCGGCGGCGTCGACGATGCAGCCGGTGCTGGGGCCCAGGTAGCGGTCGTTGATGGCGGTCTTGATGGCCTGGATGGCAGCCTTGAGGTCAAACGCCTGGTCGTTGATGGCGGCCATCAGCAGCCGGTGGCCATGCTCGAGCGCCACGCGCGCCACCGCCTCTTCGGGGCAGCGGAACACCATGCGGTAGATGCCGCGGCGCGATATTTCGCGCGTCTGGCCGAATTCGGCCGGCATGCCCGAAAGATTGAGCAGCTCGATGACCACATGCTCAAGCACATGGCCCATCCAGGTGCCGCCTTCCAGGCGCTGGATGAAGCCACCGCGCTCGCCCACGCCGCAGGTGTGCTCCACCAGGTCGGGCAGCCAGGCCGTCAGGCGCTCGTTCAGGCCGGGCAGCTTGTTGGAGGGAAAGTCCTCCAGCTCGCCCAGATCCAGCCAGACCTCGAGGATGGGGCGGTAGGTCCAGACACTGGGGCCGCGCAGGAAGGTGGTGCGCAGCAGTTGGATATCTTTGAAGTTGGCCATGAAGTGCGGGGTGGAGGAATGGGGTGGCGCGCCGGTGCTGGCGCTGCCTAAGCGTGAATTGTGCGTGGATATTGGCAGATGTCAGCCGCCAGCGGTGGACAGGCGTTACATCGCCATACCGCTGCGCCACCGAGGCCCGGCCCCTGCTGGCCGACAATGCCGTTCACGGGCATGGGGCCCTGCCGCAGACTCCCTTTGCGGGCGCGGGCAGACATACAAAACAAAATGCAACATCAACCATCTGTGGACGCTTCCGGTGTCTTGCCTGGCCCGCTGGGGGCCGAACTGCGAGCCATGCTCGCTCCCGACGAAAACGTGCAGGCCGCCTTCGAGGTTGACCTGACCCCCGAGCTGCGCTTTGCCCCCGGCCTCTTGGTGCTGAGCGACCGGCGCCTGTTGGCGCGCGCCATGGACGGCGCGACCCAGCAATGGCCGCTGGCCCCCGGCATGGTGCTGCGCATGCTCGACCATGGCGGCGTCGGCACGCTGGAGCTGCATGACGACCAGCAGCGCCTGGCGCTGTGGCGCTTCACCCTGGGGCGCCATCCCCAGGCGCTGCACCTGCAGCAGCGGCTGGAGCAGCAGATCGCCCATCTGCAAAACCCCCAGGCCCTGGCCGTTCAGCGTGACGAGGCGCCCTGCTGCGCCGTCTGTGGCACGCCGCTGCCGGCGGGCAGCGACGAATGCCCGGCCTGCGCGCGC
Protein-coding regions in this window:
- the cphA gene encoding cyanophycin synthetase; this encodes MANFKDIQLLRTTFLRGPSVWTYRPILEVWLDLGELEDFPSNKLPGLNERLTAWLPDLVEHTCGVGERGGFIQRLEGGTWMGHVLEHVVIELLNLSGMPAEFGQTREISRRGIYRMVFRCPEEAVARVALEHGHRLLMAAINDQAFDLKAAIQAIKTAINDRYLGPSTGCIVDAAGERRIPHIRLNDGNLVQLGYGAAQRRIWTAESDQTSAIAEGIAQDKDFTKRLLASCGVPVPEGQIVNSAEEAWEVAQDIGFPVTVKPSDGNHARGVTLELSQEADIKAAFALAQPEGSDVIVEKFIDGIEHRLLVVGGKVVAATKGETVSVHGNGQATLAELVAVLNQDPRRGPEQEYPLDWIDTDKGAVQLELKRQNVTPATVIPKGQSVLLQRNGNMAIDCTDDVHPDVAYYATLAAKIVGLDIAGMDMIVKDVSKPLQGQGAILEVNAGPGLLMHLKPTSGAPRPVGMAIADHLFPREDGPGAGRIPLVGIVGTRHNAFIARLVGWLLQLSGKLTGVASSEGMFIAGRQTQKANAAHWAGAHRLLTNRLAQAAVIQTTARSILEEGLAYDRCLVGVVTDMDGYEGLADHDVLEQAKMTRVLRTQIDVVLDEGAGVLNADIAQVAELAPLCDGEVLLYSTSADNAAVAAHRAEGEGRAVFVRAGQVILATGASERVLGSLQALSLPGGQQPDTTALLAAIATAWSMHIGPDLIAAGIKTFEYQI